Proteins encoded by one window of Oreochromis niloticus isolate F11D_XX linkage group LG17, O_niloticus_UMD_NMBU, whole genome shotgun sequence:
- the LOC102077806 gene encoding coiled-coil domain-containing protein 136 isoform X2, with amino-acid sequence MDAFRLPPVIEEVLDPSDELSELKEEKPIMLADTLTAKERESLEEKEETGGEGEKGQEEEEKEVKEEKSEDEEEGDDKGQEEELEELKAQVLQLLLELEETREVSQRHEESFMELQGLLEEERLASAHQAESFTRQIQRLQAQLRSVQEEMDSLEEEKESELEEVQQELRSAQEEVLMLQQAAEEAAAERENDIASLQEELCRLRAELQRLHATTAEYELEVTTLRAELSMKSHSTLTQGEVTQLQDEFNSLTDQCQNLTSDNKQLNNKVEELQQQRDACDDVYLAVRVEGSTEHEKDNQVKADSYITVFQSRPEQKDSSDIQEEISILKIKLRQAEETAQKVQRECEGLKGELAELQQLYDCSQRERAALEQELQRCKTELQKLVGRKSQRDCEGWNLAVVAVAVAAIAVLVVPSFTRA; translated from the exons ATGGATGCCTTCCGGCTGCCGCCTGTCATCGAGGAGGTCCTCGACCCATCCG ATGAGCTCAGTGAGCTGAAGGAGGAGAAGCCCATCATGCTGGCAGATACCCTCACAGCCAAAGAGAGGGAGTCCCttgaggagaaggaggagacagggggagaaggagagaaggggcaggaggaggaggagaaggaggtgaAGGAGGAGAAGtctgaggatgaggaggaaggcGACGATAAAGGTCAAGAAGAGGAACTGGAGGAGCTGAAGGCTCAGGTGttgcagctgctgctggagcTGGAGGAAACACGGGAGGTGTCTCAGAGACATGAGGAGAGCTTCATGGAGCTGCAAG GTCTGTTAGAGGAGGAGCGGCTGGCCAGCGCCCACCAGGCCGAGAGCTTCACCCGGCAGATCCAAAGGCTGCAAG CCCAGCTGCGTTCAGTTCAGGAGGAGATGGACAgtctggaggaggagaaggaaagtgagctggaggaggtgcaGCAGGAGCTACGCTCAGCTCAAGAGGAGGTGCTAATGCTGCAGCAGGCAGCCGAGgaggcagcagcagagagagagaatgatATTGCCTCCCTTCAGGAAGAGCTATGCCGTCTGAGGGCGGAGCTACAGCGTCTGCATGCCACAACAGCTGAGTACGAACTTGAGGTGACAACACTGAGAGCCGAGCTGAGCATGAAGAGCCACAGCACACTGACACAAG GTGAGGTGACTCAGCTGCAGGACGAGTTCAACTCTCTGACAGACCAATGTCAGAATCTGACTAGTGACAACAAACAGCTGAACAACAAGGTGGAGGAACTGCAACAACAACGAGACGC GTGTGATGACGTGTACCTGGCAGTCAGAGTGGAGGGCAGTACTGAACATGAAAAGGACAACCAGGTGAAGGCGGACTCTTACATCACGGTGTTCCAGTCCAGACCTGAGCAGAAGGACTCATCTGATATACAGGAGGAGATCAGCATCCTGAAGATCAAACTGAGACAAGCTGAGGAGACAGCGCAGAAGGTCCAGAGAGAG TGTGAAGGTTTGAAAGGTGAGCTGGCCGAGCTTCAGCAGCTATATGACTGCAGCCAGCGGGAGCGAGCAGCACTCGAACAGGAGCTGCAGCGCTGCAAGACTGAACTACAGAAACTGGTGGGCAGGAAGTCACAG CGCGACTGTGAAGGCTGGAACCTGGCAGTGGTGGCAGTCGCCGTGGCAGCCATTGCTGTTCTGGTTGTCCCTAGTTTCACCAGGGCTTGA
- the LOC102077806 gene encoding coiled-coil domain-containing protein 136 isoform X1, producing the protein MDAFRLPPVIEEVLDPSDELSELKEEKPIMLADTLTAKERESLEEKEETGGEGEKGQEEEEKEVKEEKSEDEEEGDDKGQEEELEELKAQVLQLLLELEETREVSQRHEESFMELQGLLEEERLASAHQAESFTRQIQRLQAQLRSVQEEMDSLEEEKESELEEVQQELRSAQEEVLMLQQAAEEAAAERENDIASLQEELCRLRAELQRLHATTAEYELEVTTLRAELSMKSHSTLTQGEVTQLQDEFNSLTDQCQNLTSDNKQLNNKVEELQQQRDACDDVYLAVRVEGSTEHEKDNQVKADSYITVFQSRPEQKDSSDIQEEISILKIKLRQAEETAQKVQRECEGLKGELAELQQLYDCSQRERAALEQELQRCKTELQKLVGRKSQNCTRQSEPPVLSIPFIGMIVIVALIWCWWEELAS; encoded by the exons ATGGATGCCTTCCGGCTGCCGCCTGTCATCGAGGAGGTCCTCGACCCATCCG ATGAGCTCAGTGAGCTGAAGGAGGAGAAGCCCATCATGCTGGCAGATACCCTCACAGCCAAAGAGAGGGAGTCCCttgaggagaaggaggagacagggggagaaggagagaaggggcaggaggaggaggagaaggaggtgaAGGAGGAGAAGtctgaggatgaggaggaaggcGACGATAAAGGTCAAGAAGAGGAACTGGAGGAGCTGAAGGCTCAGGTGttgcagctgctgctggagcTGGAGGAAACACGGGAGGTGTCTCAGAGACATGAGGAGAGCTTCATGGAGCTGCAAG GTCTGTTAGAGGAGGAGCGGCTGGCCAGCGCCCACCAGGCCGAGAGCTTCACCCGGCAGATCCAAAGGCTGCAAG CCCAGCTGCGTTCAGTTCAGGAGGAGATGGACAgtctggaggaggagaaggaaagtgagctggaggaggtgcaGCAGGAGCTACGCTCAGCTCAAGAGGAGGTGCTAATGCTGCAGCAGGCAGCCGAGgaggcagcagcagagagagagaatgatATTGCCTCCCTTCAGGAAGAGCTATGCCGTCTGAGGGCGGAGCTACAGCGTCTGCATGCCACAACAGCTGAGTACGAACTTGAGGTGACAACACTGAGAGCCGAGCTGAGCATGAAGAGCCACAGCACACTGACACAAG GTGAGGTGACTCAGCTGCAGGACGAGTTCAACTCTCTGACAGACCAATGTCAGAATCTGACTAGTGACAACAAACAGCTGAACAACAAGGTGGAGGAACTGCAACAACAACGAGACGC GTGTGATGACGTGTACCTGGCAGTCAGAGTGGAGGGCAGTACTGAACATGAAAAGGACAACCAGGTGAAGGCGGACTCTTACATCACGGTGTTCCAGTCCAGACCTGAGCAGAAGGACTCATCTGATATACAGGAGGAGATCAGCATCCTGAAGATCAAACTGAGACAAGCTGAGGAGACAGCGCAGAAGGTCCAGAGAGAG TGTGAAGGTTTGAAAGGTGAGCTGGCCGAGCTTCAGCAGCTATATGACTGCAGCCAGCGGGAGCGAGCAGCACTCGAACAGGAGCTGCAGCGCTGCAAGACTGAACTACAGAAACTGGTGGGCAGGAAGTCACAG AACTGCACTCGCCAGTCTGAGCCCCCTGTTCTCTCCATCCCCTTCATAGGAATGATTGTAATAGTGGCCTTGATTTGGTGCTGGTGGGAGGAGCTGGCGTCTTAG
- the sco2 gene encoding protein SCO2 homolog, mitochondrial produces MLGLRCIMGDLRGGAALLQNLRRTFVSSAVLSSRWRLAPQDRLPQARFLSGDRDSSASVAAKMKLRTRLLVTLLFGGGLLGVWWFVHSEKQQKLRQQRVEQLRQVALGQGTFSLMDHTGCRRTKRDFLGNWVLLYFGFTHCPDICPDELEKLSTVVATLDRDTSLPPVQPLFITVDPERDDEAALARYVKDFHPRLVGLTGTVEEVKHAGRDYRVYASAGPKDEDGDYIVDHTILIYLVSPDGLFLDYYNRMKSAEQIADSVRKHIKNYAAL; encoded by the coding sequence ATGTTGGGGCTGCGGTGCATCATGGGTGACCTGCGAGGAGGAGCGGCCCTCCTGCAGAACCTCCGGAGGACGTTTGTGTCTTCGGCGGTGCTGAGTTCGAGGTGGCGGCTAGCACCGCAGGACAGGCTCCCTCAGGCTCGCTTCCTCTCTGGTGATCGGGACTCGTCGGCGTCAGTAGCGGCTAAAATGAAGCTGCGGACTCGGCTGCTGGTTACGCTGTTGTTCGGCGGTGGGCTGCTGGGTGTGTGGTGGTTTGTGCACTCAGAGAAGCAGCAGAAGCTGCGGCAGCAGCGGGTGGAGCAGCTGCGGCAGGTGGCGCTGGGGCAGGGCACCTTCAGCCTCATGGACCACACGGGGTGCCGTCGGACAAAGAGGGACTTCCTGGGCAACTGGGTGCTGCTGTACTTTGGCTTCACACACTGCCCTGACATCTGCCCTGACGAGCTGGAAAAGCTGAGCACTGTCGTGGCGACGCTGGACCGCGACACTTCGCTGCCGCCGGTGCAGCCCCTTTTTATTACTGTGGACCCAGAGCGGGACGACGAGGCGGCGCTTGCCCGCTACGTGAAAGACTTCCATCCCCGGCTGGTCGGGCTGACGGGGACGGTCGAGGAGGTGAAGCACGCAGGGCGGGACTACAGAGTGTACGCCAGCGCCGGGCCCAAAGATGAGGACGGTGACTACATCGTGGACCACACCATCCTGATCTACCTTGTCAGCCCTGATGGCCTCTTTCTCGACTACTACAACAGGATGAAGAGCGCTGAGCAGATTGCTGACAGCGTCCGCAAACACATCAAAAACTATGCCGCGCTGTGA